tcgatgatgacgatgacaTGATTTAATTTTGAGAACATATCTATTCGATAATCTGTAGTTCTACAAAAGGATGTATAAAAGCCAGAATGTTCCCGTTTTTTCATGCAAACTGATCAACAATAACACGTAGTTGTGATTTAAAAATTTGAGCAAATGAATCATGGAGTTACAATACGGTCGTCTTGACTCCTTTATAATATCCTATTTTACATTTTATGATATACttatattatttatatacGAGCTTTAAGGGTTTTTAGATTTTCATAGTTTTTTCGGCTTCACCATTCAGAGTAACAGCACCTTTCTGCTTCATTGGTTGTGTTTCCTTCAATAATAGACCAAATCTCTTATCCTTGACCAAAGTAGCCAATTGAAAGATGCCTTGAACAATTGAGTCTTCAGGATTCAATTCATGTTGAGAGTGAATCCAACTTGGTTGGCATGTCTTAGAGCCCCCAGTTAATCTCAATAACTCGGATCTGTCACCTGTACTTACACTAGAATCACACAATACGATAGTATTGCATTCACGAGCAACTGGTAAAGAAATCGACTCTTTAGTTGAGTTCAATAGAGATTTAAGCTTAATAGCTGATACACCCAACTTTGGTAAAGGCAGTTCATGTCCAGGTAATGTTAATGTAGAGGTTGCATCGTAACTCAAGTTACCGTTTGGATTGGTGGCCTTTAGAATATGATCCCATGGAACCCATCTAGCAATTTGTATTGGACTTTCCACACATAGGTAGTTATTGGAAATCTCACTCATCCCAAGTCGAAACGATTTTAGATCTTTCTTTAGATTTTGGAGctcttcttcactttcatcaacaaatggaaaatttgaagacaAGTGAGACAATTTGAATGGGTAAACACCTTGTCTATCAATCTTAGTTAATAATTGTCTTGAAGTCTTTAATTTAAGAATATGGGATTGAGCAAAATCTCTGACATAAACACCGGTTCTGGCAATCAATTCTCCAGCCTTGTGTGATTTGCCGGCGTAAGAGTCGACAGTTTCCAAAGTAACTAAACCCTTTTTATTGCAGTGTTCCAAAGATGccatcttcaaatcaatCAAATAAACTTCACCTGATTGTACAACGAAATCGTCACTTGGAATGGCGGAAACGTTAGTGAACGGAGTGGCCTGGCCACGGTCTACCACAGCCAAATCCTTGGCATCCGTGTTAGACAACAAATCTGCTTCTTGATGGGATTCTGTCCAAATAACACCTTTATATTCCCTTTCGGCAACAATACCTTCATTCTGGCCTGCTAAAAACCTTCTAATTCTTCTTACACGAGAACTAGGAACAACGCCACAGTTATAAGATCTGGCGATAGTGTCTACAATAGTTCTGATCAATTGGCCTGTGATACCATTCGAAGCCCCACCTAAGGAAGCGGGTAGCTTTTCTGGTGTCAAGGCACAAGCTAATAATGCAACTACAGTTTCCATAGCAATGTGAGCGGCAGCGACCGCATCTGCCTTGCCGCCTAACAATGGTCCAGTTGGTTGAGGAATAGGCTTAGTTGCATCAACTGGGTAGATAACCATAGTGTGAGAAACTTCGGAAGTATAACCATCAATATGAACACCCAATGTAATTTTAACCAAATCACCTGGCCTCAAAATACCAGTCACAGATGACGCAAAAGTAGAGTCTTTGCCTTTGTTCCAGTTCAACAGATTTTGAGTATCATCTATCTCGGGACACCACCCACCGGAGATTTGATCGATGTCAATAGTAGTTGGAACAGCAATACCTCTTTCATTAACCTTGTTTTTATAGTACTGTTCCAAGCGAGTCAAAATAAACGAATCAGTCAGCAAACATAACTCTGACACAGTTACTTGATGTTCTGCGGTTTTAGAGTGGTAGGAATCATTGATTAAAGAGGTGACATATTTCAGAGCAGTTTGTGCAATTTGTCCAGCCGTTCTATATTTGTTCAAAACCGATTCCTGTAAGATATTCTTGTCTTTTAGTAAAATCTGAGTATCCTCGTGGGAAATAGCTAAAGCCATGATAATTTGAGCGGTGTTGGTCGGATCAGAGTGTATTTAGCATATATCTTAAATACTGCAATGTTCCagctcatctcatctcttctagtgaaatttttctttacctcggtaaaaatttttcagaatgcaaaaaaaaatggaagagACGTAGCCCTATTCCGGGTAACAAAAGGTTAGGGTTTTGgcctttcctctttagggcattatctttttcattctttctaGGAAGAGACGTTAAAAAGTGAAAGATAAGTGCAGGCTGGCCCAAGGGCCGTGTATCTGAGAGCTGCTGCTGCGAGCTACTTGAACGGATAGTAGAGTGCTTTTAAGCATTCATCCGGTTTCATTGCTGCTGTGCAGTTTCGAGACTATCCTGGTCGTCATaataaaagtaaaataTGGCATTTCCTTTTGGGAAAGGCCATAAGGGATTTGATAAACCAATTAGTTCATTTTGGTTCAAGAAACAGTCTCAAGGCCATCGGATTTGTCAAGGAGTGTCTTTTATAAGACATTTCTCGAACTGCGGGTCCGGTGATTGAAAAGCATTTGCAATAGCGTAATTGTCTCGAGCGGGCGTATAGACGGATGCCTATGCAGCGATTAACGAGCTGATTCCAAGGCAAACATCAAGAACTAGGCCCTCTTAACTTACCTTTTATAGGTGCAATCGCTTTTCCCTTTGCTTTTTCGGCTTCCGCAGCGGTGCGTACCTTGTAAATTTACACATCATGTACTTTTCTGCATCAAACATCTAAAGCGTTTGCatatgaaaataaaatgtcGGGagtttctttgaaaagtaaGCGACAAAAAAgatacagaaaaaatttacagaGTTATAGAATTACGATAACCTAATCAGAAATCGCATTAAGGTAGGAGGAAATACTTAAAGTAACAAGCATACAAATGATGCAAACACCTACAGACAGTATAATTTCCCCGTTTCACAATTTTGGTAATTCAACACAACATCATTCGTCGTCAAGAACTCCTAGACAAATTGCGGAGGTACAGAGACCAAGCACGCTGTCTCCATTGTCGAGAGGGAAAAAATGGACAGAGAAATTGGCCaggtttcaaaaaagtagtggcaagaaaaaaagattttcgCCGTCTcctgcttcttcttctacgTTTTCATTCTCACCTAAATCTCGAGTCACCTCCTCAAATTTCTCCGGTAACGAGGATGGCAATATGCTAAGTACGCCTTCGTCTGTTTCCGCAGACCATTTGCCACAACATCCCTACAGAACGTCTTCTTTGCCAAGACCCAATTCCAATCTTTTTTATGCAAGTCACAACGATTGGTCCGGAGCCAGCGAGCCTCCAGTCGCGGAAAATTCCAATGTTCATGCACCACATAAGATACCGCCCAAAATTGCTCCATTTGGCTATCCGATACCGAGAACTGCAAGCAAAAAGTCCTTTCTAAACGCCGCTTGTACGTTGTGTGACGAACCTATATCCAGCAGAAGAAAGGGAGAAAAGATCATTGAGCTTACATGTGGACATTTGAGTCATCAAGAATGTCTCATCATCTCCTTTGGCACTAATTCAAAGGCTGACGTAGGTGCACTCTTTCCCTTGTGTACAAAatgtaaagaaaatgccaaCAAGGCCGTCCAATGcattccaaaaaatgacgaattgaaagatttgctcatttctgattttttaattcatAAAATTCCAGATTCGGAACTACCAACAACACCCCAGTCCCagtttcctctttcttcatcGCTACTTCCTCCCTTCGGTTCGTCGTATACGCCAGTTGAAAGACAAACGATATATTCGCAGGCTCCAAATCTTAGTCCAAATCTCATATTAGCAGCTCCTCCTAAAGACAGGAACCAAATTCCACaaaaatatccaaaaaGGCCATTCTTACATATTCCCTCGGGTCATAAGAGAACAATTTCGAATACGAGCTCTATCTTTACAATGACGTCTATGGTATCGTCCGCAAATGATTCTGTTTCTATTATTTCTGATTCCATGCAACAAAGGGATGACGAAACCAAAATACCCCTGCCACTATTAAGGTcttattttattcaagtGCTATTGAACAATTTCCAAGATAATTTGCAAGACTGGAAGATAGACGGAGACTATGGATTACTGCGATTAGTGGATAAATTGATGGTTTCTGAAGATGGCCAGAAATACGTTCAATGTTGGTGTTTCTTATTTGAAAATGCATTGGTAGTAGCAGAAGTGGATGGCGAGGATGTTGACGTTTTGGAAATTAGGCTAAAAAACTTGGAAATCTTCACACCAGTCAGttgtttgaaaatgacTACACTGGAAGCTTCAGTTCTCAAGTGTACTTTGAATAAAGAAGATTGTTCAACTTCATCAAACCTTTacattgttgaaaaaataaactcaGATGAAAGTACGACAGTACAAAAATGGATATCAGCCTTATTAAACCATGATTTTGTgtttgatgaagacaatATCACCTCCACATTACCTATTCTGCCGATCTTGAGAAACTTTTCAGATAGTGGAGATAGTGGTGAGCATGAGACGAGTACATTTCTAGGTTTAATCAATCCTAATAAAGTTGTGGAGGTTGGAAATATGAATCATGAAAACGATACAGTAATCATCAGGAGGGGATTCACTTTGGGTTTATCAGAATCGTCTGCACAAAGTAGTGTTAATACCATACAATCTGTTTTGACCACGATTAGTTCAATCCTTTCCCTAAAACGTGAAAAACCTGATAATTTGGTAATAATCTTGCAAgttgatttcaaaaaaatagaggaagaaagatGTATAATCGTCATTTATAACAGTTTAAAGGCGTTATTGATCAAGTTTCCACGTCTGCAGTTTTGTTTCGTTGACCGAAATAATAATGTTCTGGACTATGGATCTGTATCACATAAGGTAGTTTCATTGAATGCCATTTCAAACCTGGAATCAAAGCGTTCCTTGATACAATTTTCTCCCACCTGGTTAAAAAACACGTTATATCCCGAAGAGATTCATGAACATCTGGGTATCATAAGCGTATCAAATAGTAATATGGAAGCCGATAAATCTGTATTATTTCAAGATTATAAATGTTTTACATgtcttggaagaagaagaccTAATGAATTGAGGGTTAAAGTGGGTTACTTGAATGTTGATTATAGTGATAGAATAAATGAACTGGTTGAGGTCGGTTCCTGGAATTTAGTCTTAGAGACTCTCTGTTATAGCTTTAGTCTAAgttttgatgaagacgaagaagacgaaaatgatgataactCAACTGAAAATGACTTTGACAGAAGTTTGAGATCACTATCGGACGCTGAATCGACGACTACTATTCATATTGATTCTCCATTTGGCAATGGAAACTTGACTATAAATCTAGCTGATGACGGAAACCCTTATCACGATATTGAACATTGCAATGTGAACAAACTGGAATCTGTCGTTTCTGCAACAGAATCGCCACTGTTCCCCAATGTTAGGCTTTCGCTTTATTCTAATGGAGAAGATACCAATGAAAGCGATAACAGTGTGTCAGCATTGCTGCTCAGTGATATGGATAGAAGAATCGGTGAGATAACGAGGCGTGGTTCGATTTCGAGTCTCATCGAAAGCGGCAATGAAACTTATCCGCTCCATATGGATTATATTTAGAATACATATTAAGCTCTATGCTATAATAATAGTGAGAACTTTCGCCTGCTGATCCCTAACTGTATAAGGTCACGTTACCTGATTTCGCTCAATTGAAAAGGTTGCTGTTTTTCTTAGTCTTTCAAGTTCGTAGTAAATGGACATTACCCAAAGATCTCTTTCTTGCCTTGACCTCGCCATGAAAACCATTGACTTGCCGCTTACACCTAACTTTTTGGTGAAATGAATCCTATCTTTGTTATTTGGCTCATTGGAGTTATCTAGGTCAGCTTCCACAGGAGGGGATCGGTCAACAAAGTTACTTTGTCCATCATAAGCATGTGTATATAGCGTTTCCTCCCCTTTCTTTCGCGAGCGGTTGCTAGAAAGTGCACGTCTTGTTCCAAACCAAAGAGTAAAGCACCGTGAACTTTCGTCTTCTACAGACCGCCATCCGTCCCCATAAACTCGAGGAAGAGCATGAGATCCATAATTTatttcatcaaaagtaCGATCTCTCTGTAAAAGGTCTAATTCAGTTGTAGTTCCAGAGTATAAATAACAATCGTCAATCGGAATTGTCATATAATGTGCATATTCTAAAACTTCCTTAGCAAAGCCTGTAGTCGATCTATGGAAACAGTGaaacaaaacaatgaaACCGGATATCAAAACTACGTAGTACCTTGAGAAAACAGAATGTTTGTGTGGTTTTTGATACAAAGATCCCTTTTGAATTAACGGCCTACTTAGCGATATTCCGTTCGCATTGAAAGTGTGTTCATCTGCGCGCCCATGTTCTATAATCCAGCGTAATGTATTTTCACCAATTTTCGTTTCCTCTTCGCCACTTAGCATCAATAAGCCAGCGTTGGAACGTCTTGTTTTCAACAGCCTGTCtgtatcttctttttgcttgCTCTTCCAATAttgcattatttttttcagttttgtGACCCATTGCTCCGCAACTGTCGCTGATGACGCAAGAAGCTTTAATAAGAGGCCGTTGGAGGTTTCTATATTTATAACGGACTGCGAAACATTATCAACTTCGTAGCTTCTGTGCCAAAACATTTCACAAGCTTCTTTGTAAACACCATACTTTATTTTGTCAACCTCACAATCAGTACTTGTTCCTTggtatatatttttcacttctgTTAGATCAATTACACTGTCTGTTTTGAGTATTTGGTCGATCCTTCtatgaaaacaatgaaaagCATAAAAATCCCTAGAATCATACTCATCTTGAGTTGTTTGGCAGTTCATCCATTCAATGTGATCATCCGAGTTCAAGGGATAGGGCTGTTGCTGATAAACCTCTGGAATTgtcttccattttttccaaatatcttctttttcctcttcggTACTGTTATCATCAGTAATTGCATCTATAGGTAGCGGAGGATTCGCTCTATACGCTTTCATTGAGAACAGCAAGTTGTCACAcgtgaagaaataagagGTTGAGATATTATATTTACCAAAATGCGTCCTAACAGACCCATACTTGTCGGTcaaccttatcaaaaagcCTTCAATTGGTGGTGTTTCTTTTAGAAATTCTCCATTTACGGATTTTGTTACCCTTGAACAATTTACAATTGGCCTGTATTGAATTAGATGCGATTGGCAAAAAGCGAAAATCCCAGTTATTAGGGAATCTTCGTCACATGGAATCCACTCCAATCTATCATATCTCTTCAAAGCGCACCCTAATACAGGATTCTCTAAATCCCACTTGCTAATCAGGTAATCGTAATGTGctaatttcaatttctctaAGATAGCAATAGTGAAAAATCGCAAAATGGGGTGTTGGAAGACTTTATAgcctttttcaagaaagcaTATTTTTAGTCTTTCTCGTTCCTGTTTTCCTAAATCTCGtaacttttcaaatatgaTTTCATTTAGGTTGATTTTTATTGAGATTTCAGTTTGTGGAATTTTCAAGTTGATGGTTGGTGTAAATAACTGTCGGCCCAAAGtctcaagaagaaatttatACCATCTACCTGATGAACGTATGCTATTACATctcaaaataaatattttAACAGGAGAGTAATGTTTCAATCcgtttttattttcaatgctTTCGTCTACGAATCCATCTAGCCGCTTATCAGGCTTTTGAATGGATATAGTTTTGTCCAGAGAGCTATAGAATCTTACAAtgcaatttcttgaaagaaaaaaatccaacGAATTACGATGATACTTTTTAGCTACGCTGCTGATATCCTCGATTTCTGGAATATGGCGATGACGGTAAAACTGTAAAAGAATGGGAGGATCAAACCTCCCGGTAGATCTTGCAATGACAATGTATTCCTTCCACCGTTCACTTACCCTTGTATCAAAACATTCGTTTTCAGAGAAGTTCGGAAGTGGCACCTTATTTTGTATAGCTTCTTTCACCATCACcagcattttttctttcttgagAATCTGACCTGTGTGTTTCCTACCTGTCGCTTTGTTTGTTAGTGAACTCGTCACGCCCAAAAAAGTACCAACACTATCTTTAAGTTTGCAGCAAGTTTTGTTTCTCGCGTTATGGACATGTTTTCTTATGTGATGAGAATGCTTAGATACTAATCTATCGtgcatattcttttcttcgacCGTCAATTCCGTTGGCCATGGGGGCAAGACATTAAAGAAAGGAAGACCGTTCGAAACAAAATTACCGATATCCTCGTCTAAGTTTCTCCTTCTATTGTGAAAAGCATCGGtaatcttctttctttcatccGAAACTTTTTGTTCATTATTGGGATAATTGACTGCATTTCGAGAGTTTTTCCATATCAtaagattttctttgtccATACTCTGCAGTGCTTCAAGAATAATTTTCTCATTCATGTTTAATGGCAGGCTATCGATAGTATTAGATGCAGAAAGGCCATCGACCAAATTGTTTGAATGGCTAAACTGTTCTGACCCACTTAAAAAACTGTTGTAATCGGGACTTGGCGTATCTGCAGCCGCAACGACACTGTGAGGGGAATGCCTTAAAGTCGTCTCAGAGGGTTGTCTGTTAATGTTTGATTCTACATCCTTAGCCTTCGTTGCCGAAGAGTGAGTCACTATTCGATTAAACTGTGAGTTACTTTCTTCGGGCGAGCTTTCTATTTGCTGTTCATTTTCTCGGTTCTGATCCGAAAGAACTAGTTCACTACCTTtatttgtctttttgtGATCCCTTCTCCGTTCAACTGGCTTTATTGCTGCCGGTTGTGCCGTTTCTTTCAAGGGTAAAGTCTTCATACTCTCATTGTTAGGAAGTTCCgtatttctttctttcaaagactCTTTCTGCTGGAGCGTTTGATCAGAAGAGCTTTGGCACCTTTTAGATGGAGCCATTCTAGGTTCGCTACCCCGTACGGGGCTTGAATTAGCTCTTTCCATCTCAAATTTGTGGTCCTTGAGGTAATGGCTGTTGCGGGTGGTTGTGTTACCTCCATAAGACCACGTAAAGTGCTTTCTCAAATACGACGCAGTAGGTATTTTCTCCACACGCTTTTTATAAATTGTTCCATAGCCATATCTTTTTAGCATATCCGATTGCTTTCTAACCTTCCGAAGTGTAATTTTACTGAGAAGTTTCCAAACCTGACTATTTTGTTCAGCATACCATTGTTTTGGGATTCCCCCCAATAAAGTCACTTGAGAGCATTCGGAAAGCTCTGTGGGAGAGACATAAGATAATCTAAAAGCCGTAAAAGAATGTCGAGGAATAGTGAAGACCTTGACATTGGCATTTTGTGGTGAGCAAAAGCTAGTTACTCGCTGCGCATACTTGatatcatcttcaacaACGCTAACAATAGAATCCATATTTTAATGGTAATTTGCGAATTACAATTGCCTTTCCTCAAGGTCACTGCTGTCTTAatattgctttttttgtttaccCCCATGAGTGTCCTGTATCCAAGATGGTTTTGttctctttattcttttgagGCACGGCGCAAACTCCGAGCTCTTCAAAGTGACTGAAATTTATATTTGGTAAAAAAAGGTCTGCTTTACTTGAAAAATCCTgaatacaaaaataaaatctaGTACCTCTATTGAAAGTTTGTTACTCGTTAcatatacaaaaaaaaagttccgTGCAATGAGTCTACTTAGTAGTAATTCTCGTAACCAAACCTGTCGGGCATAACGGCTGGTGCCACTATTGTCCAACCGTAAAGTGCATAACATATCCATGCGCTAACAATTTTAAcccaagaataaaaatatgttCTTCCTACCGGTATAAAATCTCCTACATCATCCTGAGTAACATTAATGGTTAATAAGATGGCGATCCACTGGGTTgccaaaaagaatataatgTGGAATAAAGTGTAGTTGTATTTGGTTCCGGTCCTTTCGTCGTCATTTTGGTTATCTATAGTACCTTCAGTCGACGATGGTGTCCCTAACCAAGCCGTATCGTACAAGGCACTTTCTGGTAGAGATCCCTCCTCTACAGCCTGCTTAATTGCTTCATATCTTAATTGGTTTCTTGTCTGTCCACCTAGCCCCTCGTACTCGATATCGTTGCCTAGATATATAGCACCATTGGTATTAGTACCTTGAAATGCACTATTGGCCGCAGCTCTCGTTGTTGTGTAAGCGATCGCGACAAAAGTGAATAATGAACCCAAGATAATGCTAAACTTACGGGTCCCACTAGATCTAACCAATGGGTTGCACATTTTGTCATCTGGTTCAGAAGACATGGCGCTCATTGTCAAATAAGTACAGTAAACAGAAACCATACTACTTTGGGCCAACCCGCTTTTAGGATTAGCTTCTTGGATCTTGGGATTCACCGATAAAATAAGTGTTATAACAGTTAATATCAAATTGACTGTTACAGCCGTTTGATTCATGTTACACTGTTGATGGCAGAACATAACATACATAACGACAGTCATAATAATCGACGCAGTGTACATGGAAGTTGTTCCTAAAACCAAAAATCGTTGCCAAAACGAGGAGTCCTCGTCTTCTGACTCAACGTGACTAATACATGTTTCAGCCCATTCATGAGCAAAGTCTACCAATAATATAAGGCCAACTAGAATGAAAATCGCCCCACTGGGAACCGATACCcatttggaaaagaaaatatagaaGTCATTAGGAATAACAAATGATAGGACAATGAGACATAAATACAATATAAATTTTAAACTCCACCatgaattttgaaatgctGCTCTCACATCATTAGTTGATTTTACGCCCATTAGTACAGACGCTAGTATCAAATGTAAGCACCCCAAAGCAAAATTCAATCTATGGACAGTAAAGAACCCACACTCTCCAGTTCCTGTGCATGTTTTCCCAGGCCAGAGGATGGATTTGTTTGCGGAATACGATATCCATGATATTAGTGAGTTTATCAAAAGCCAAAAAGCATAAAGAAGTCTTGTCCCCAGGGAGGAAGACCCTAAGGAAGATGCTGTCTTAGACACTAAACCTGAGCAACAGCCTCCAAAACAGGACGCCACGAACGATCCCGCCATACTGACAGGCAAAGAAATAACGGCACCCATAATTTATTACAgtattattgttttgatgGGAGAGTGGTCTTTGCAAGTGAATTCAAACTTCATAAAAAGGTgtgaagatttcaaaatgcGGTTCATTTTTTGTCAGAGTTGAATTATCCGAACTTCTGCTGTTGCCGAAATTATACAACAACAAAGTCACAGAAGATTAAAAAGATAAATACTGCgtaaaaattcaaaacggCCATCAGAAATGCGTCAAGACAGAGATGCCAGATAGTATTGTGATCGTTTACTGGGAAGGcaataaaattgaaattgggAGAAGCGATCGCGCATGTCCGCAAGAGACGATTCCTTGGAAGACAGGTACcatcgatgaagaaaatagtgATGAGctgaaagaaatatttaatcattattttcagaTGTACGGCCCCTtggaaaatcaagaagTACATGTTTTAATACTGGAAGATGTCTTTACTTCtataattgaaaagagaattaTCTGTGGGATTCTGTTATTAGAATTAAAGTGTGCTTGCGTGTCGTTTATTCCCAGAGTCATCATGCACTGTATATCCTGCAATGCAACGAATGCGTTAGTTATAGATGTAAGTGCTGCTCATACTACGTGTGTACCCATTTTTGACCTCAGACCTCTGCAAAAATACATAAGGTACTCAAAAAGGGGTAAAAGTCAGCTTGTACTAGATGATTATCCCTCGGGCTGTCCCTACACGCCGATATTCTTTGACGAGGACTACAACTCTAAAATTcaagatgacgatgaaatTCCAGTAATAAATCTTGCGAAATGTATTATAAACTCACTTCCTATTGACTTGAGGAAACCTCTCagagaaaatatcattctAGTAAacgttgaagaagaatatgaagCAACAATAAGAGACTTATTCAAGCAGAAAATGGACATGTCTAAAATCCAATTATCTAAAAATTGCTGGCGGGGCGGTTCTATATACGCGAAAACGCTTTTGCATGCTGAGGGAGTAAACGTTGTGGGAGttaaaagagaagaattttATAATGATCCCAACATTGCTCCTGATTGGTTTGATTTCTACTTTAGATCCGGCGCAAAATGCACAAAATAGTGTTCCAATTTTATGTAACCGAGAAAAAACCACTTTTCTCTATTCAAGCCAATTcataattcaaaaataaaacttgaATGGAGAAAAGTTCATGGGAACTCCGATGCCAAGATCAGGTAGCTCACAGGTTCATTTCAGTTTGTAAAGAGTTAAAAATGGTCTCTAGCGGGATCGAACCGCTGATCCCCGCGTTATTAGCACGGTGCCTTAACCAACTGGGCCAAGAGACCTGTTTGTACAAAAACTGTTGTTTTACGGGCTCTGGTAATACCGGATGTCTTGACAATCCTAAATTCGTTTAGGAGAGTAACTTGTTGTCAGACTTATTATTAACGTGATTCACAGAATGTTACTTATCCtatataatctatataagaTCTGAATCCAACTAAAGGGTGGAAGCGCGGAATCTCGGATCTAAACTAATTGTTCAGGTATTTATACGTTTGGTTGGTTTGGTTCATCTTAGGCAAGTAGGCTGCCTAGTATACTCAATCTTGTCTGTTTTGGAACTATTGTTTCGTACGTGTTTCATACATGTTTTATGTCTAGGTTGATAAATCTAGTAATGCTGAGGTATCTCATTTTGAGAtacaacaaaaacaaattcCGAAAAGATACATATCTTCGCGAATTATGGAAATGGTAAAACAACTACCTCGAATATTCAAGGTTATTTTGTTGGAACATATTGGAACAAGAAccaactatccatcaacTATCGGTAAAACAGATTGATACATGCATTCATGTGgctagaagattataaTATACGGTGTTGATAAGATGACGTAAACTATCAGACCAgtaaaataagattcagaactgtcatcgaatttagtggaagctgaagtgcaaggattgataatgcaataggatcaatgaataaagacgtataaaatgaaggaagaaatatgaaaaagatCATGTAAATTTatcgattccctttcgtggattcctaaattcatgaggagaacttctagtatattctatacacaaaatattataaactttatcaaaaatggaaccCCAACAATTGTCACAAAATTTGACTGAAATTCAATACGGAACATATCTAAAATATTCAACGCACGTGTTTCGTATATCGTcatatatagtataagaaaatttctcttttgttcttgatTAATACTAATATTTATTAACATTATCGGCACAACATGTAGAATTCTTGATGATCGAGgcataatattattacaATATTTGACTagtaaacaagaaaaagaaggaagtcTGCACTgtaatttatcaaaagtTTGTCATGCTATAAACTATAGACATACATGGCGTACTAAGGCGTCATTTAAAACCGTAAAAAAACTCCTTGTTtatctcttttattttacAGGATCGAAATATTAAGTTACTCGACTTTAACAGCATAGTAGATCTTTCTAATAAAGATCATACTGCTGAAAAACCCGATTGCTCCAGTGACTACACAACATAGGACAGAcataatgaatgaatat
This is a stretch of genomic DNA from Saccharomyces kudriavzevii IFO 1802 strain IFO1802 genome assembly, chromosome: 4. It encodes these proteins:
- the TMS1 gene encoding Tms1p (similar to Saccharomyces cerevisiae TMS1 (YDR105C); ancestral locus Anc_8.250); translation: MGAVISLPVSMAGSFVASCFGGCCSGLVSKTASSLGSSSLGTRLLYAFWLLINSLISWISYSANKSILWPGKTCTGTGECGFFTVHRLNFALGCLHLILASVLMGVKSTNDVRAAFQNSWWSLKFILYLCLIVLSFVIPNDFYIFFSKWVSVPSGAIFILVGLILLVDFAHEWAETCISHVESEDEDSSFWQRFLVLGTTSMYTASIIMTVVMYVMFCHQQCNMNQTAVTVNLILTVITLILSVNPKIQEANPKSGLAQSSMVSVYCTYLTMSAMSSEPDDKMCNPLVRSSGTRKFSIILGSLFTFVAIAYTTTRAAANSAFQGTNTNGAIYLGNDIEYEGLGGQTRNQLRYEAIKQAVEEGSLPESALYDTAWLGTPSSTEGTIDNQNDDERTGTKYNYTLFHIIFFLATQWIAILLTINVTQDDVGDFIPVGRTYFYSWVKIVSAWICYALYGWTIVAPAVMPDRFGYENYY
- the SPO71 gene encoding Spo71p (similar to Saccharomyces cerevisiae SPO71 (YDR104C); ancestral locus Anc_8.248), with the translated sequence MDSIVSVVEDDIKYAQRVTSFCSPQNANVKVFTIPRHSFTAFRLSYVSPTELSECSQVTLLGGIPKQWYAEQNSQVWKLLSKITLRKVRKQSDMLKRYGYGTIYKKRVEKIPTASYLRKHFTWSYGGNTTTRNSHYLKDHKFEMERANSSPVRGSEPRMAPSKRCQSSSDQTLQQKESLKERNTELPNNESMKTLPLKETAQPAAIKPVERRRDHKKTNKGSELVLSDQNRENEQQIESSPEESNSQFNRIVTHSSATKAKDVESNINRQPSETTLRHSPHSVVAAADTPSPDYNSFLSGSEQFSHSNNLVDGLSASNTIDSLPLNMNEKIILEALQSMDKENLMIWKNSRNAVNYPNNEQKVSDERKKITDAFHNRRRNLDEDIGNFVSNGLPFFNVLPPWPTELTVEEKNMHDRLVSKHSHHIRKHVHNARNKTCCKLKDSVGTFLGVTSSLTNKATGRKHTGQILKKEKMLVMVKEAIQNKVPLPNFSENECFDTRVSERWKEYIVIARSTGRFDPPILLQFYRHRHIPEIEDISSVAKKYHRNSLDFFLSRNCIVRFYSSLDKTISIQKPDKRLDGFVDESIENKNGLKHYSPVKIFILRCNSIRSSGRWYKFLLETLGRQLFTPTINLKIPQTEISIKINLNEIIFEKLRDLGKQERERLKICFLEKGYKVFQHPILRFFTIAILEKLKLAHYDYLISKWDLENPVLGCALKRYDRLEWIPCDEDSLITGIFAFCQSHLIQYRPIVNCSRVTKSVNGEFLKETPPIEGFLIRLTDKYGSVRTHFGKYNISTSYFFTCDNLLFSMKAYRANPPLPIDAITDDNSTEEEKEDIWKKWKTIPEVYQQQPYPLNSDDHIEWMNCQTTQDEYDSRDFYAFHCFHRRIDQILKTDSVIDLTEVKNIYQGTSTDCEVDKIKYGVYKEACEMFWHRSYEVDNVSQSVINIETSNGLLLKLLASSATVAEQWVTKLKKIMQYWKSKQKEDTDRLLKTRRSNAGLLMLSGEEETKIGENTLRWIIEHGRADEHTFNANGISLSRPLIQKGSLYQKPHKHSVFSRYYVVLISGFIVLFHCFHRSTTGFAKEVLEYAHYMTIPIDDCYLYSGTTTELDLLQRDRTFDEINYGSHALPRVYGDGWRSVEDESSRCFTLWFGTRRALSSNRSRKKGEETLYTHAYDGQSNFVDRSPPVEADLDNSNEPNNKDRIHFTKKLGVSGKSMVFMARSRQERDLWVMSIYYELERLRKTATFSIERNQVT